Proteins encoded by one window of Archaeoglobus veneficus SNP6:
- a CDS encoding GNAT family N-acetyltransferase: MLNFQLVFRDKKGEVLTVRPYRPEDMCKLIEMYENYDQADRSFGLPPASRNAIEAWLDYLNKEGYSIVAEHDEQIVGHLALVPFDENLELCMFIQKEYQNRGIGQRMVAFAIEFARNLDYFGIILTTERDNEGAISLFKKMGFEVIGEEGGVQMYLSLEC; this comes from the coding sequence ATGCTTAATTTTCAGCTCGTGTTTAGGGACAAGAAGGGGGAGGTTCTGACTGTAAGGCCGTACAGGCCAGAGGACATGTGCAAATTGATTGAAATGTACGAAAACTACGACCAGGCAGACAGAAGCTTTGGCCTGCCGCCTGCTTCGAGAAACGCCATCGAAGCTTGGCTCGATTATCTGAACAAAGAAGGATACTCAATCGTTGCTGAGCATGACGAACAGATAGTTGGTCACCTTGCCCTCGTGCCCTTTGACGAAAATCTCGAACTGTGCATGTTTATCCAGAAGGAATATCAGAACAGGGGAATTGGACAGCGTATGGTTGCTTTTGCTATCGAATTTGCACGAAACCTTGACTATTTTGGAATAATTCTCACGACAGAGAGAGACAACGAGGGGGCAATTAGTCTCTTTAAAAAGATGGGTTTCGAAGTAATCGGCGAGGAAGGCGGAGTGCAGATGTACCTCTCACTCGAGTGTTAA
- a CDS encoding mannose-1-phosphate guanylyltransferase/mannose-6-phosphate isomerase: MKTIILAGGSGTRLWPLSREFFPKQFIKLFDKSLFQLTLQRALIFSSPEDIYVVTNEKQRFIALDQIAELGLKIPTENVIAEPLPKNTLPAICYTVLTIVKQRDKGGKVAVLPSDHLVEANDNYIEAFRRAERLAEKHLVTFGIKPARPHTGYGYIKPGNRLENGFKVERFVEKPDEERAKKYITEGFLWNSGMFLFDTDVFIEECRKHAPQIIEAFEEKGIEAYTDVPEVSIDYGLMEKTDRAAVVELNTFWSDVGSFDALYEIMKKNGSGNAVKGECITIDSSNNLIYSERLVAAVGVRDSIIVDTKDALLVCSRGDAQKVKEVVKVLKDRKDRRAESHLTIYRPWGSYTILEEERFYRINKVTVLPKRGLKMQVHHHRSEHWVVVKGMAKVTVGDREFFLRSGESTFVPAGTKHRIENPGLMTLEVIEVQIGECISDEDVVWFDE, from the coding sequence ATGAAAACTATCATTCTCGCTGGTGGTAGCGGTACGAGGCTCTGGCCTTTAAGCAGAGAGTTCTTCCCGAAACAGTTCATAAAGCTCTTCGATAAATCCCTCTTCCAGCTCACTCTGCAGAGAGCTTTGATATTCTCCTCCCCAGAGGACATTTACGTTGTCACGAACGAAAAACAGAGATTTATCGCCCTCGACCAGATTGCCGAGCTTGGGCTTAAGATTCCTACGGAAAACGTGATAGCCGAGCCTTTACCAAAGAACACTCTGCCAGCCATATGCTACACAGTTCTAACAATAGTCAAACAGAGAGACAAAGGAGGGAAGGTGGCCGTTCTGCCGTCAGACCACCTCGTGGAGGCTAACGATAACTACATCGAAGCGTTCAGGAGAGCGGAAAGGCTCGCAGAGAAGCACCTCGTCACCTTCGGCATTAAGCCAGCGAGACCCCACACCGGATACGGCTACATAAAGCCCGGAAACAGGCTGGAAAATGGTTTCAAAGTGGAACGGTTCGTCGAAAAGCCGGATGAAGAGAGAGCAAAGAAGTACATTACAGAGGGTTTCCTATGGAACAGCGGAATGTTCCTGTTTGATACCGACGTTTTTATAGAAGAATGCCGAAAGCATGCACCACAGATTATAGAGGCTTTCGAGGAGAAAGGAATCGAAGCCTACACAGACGTACCAGAGGTATCCATTGATTACGGGCTTATGGAAAAAACAGACCGGGCTGCTGTCGTAGAACTCAATACTTTCTGGAGTGATGTTGGCAGCTTCGACGCGCTCTACGAGATAATGAAGAAAAATGGAAGTGGTAACGCCGTAAAAGGAGAATGTATAACTATAGACTCATCCAATAATCTCATCTACAGCGAAAGGCTCGTGGCGGCAGTGGGGGTCAGGGATTCTATAATTGTTGACACAAAGGATGCGCTGCTCGTGTGTTCTCGCGGCGATGCACAGAAGGTGAAAGAAGTTGTAAAGGTGCTCAAAGACAGAAAAGACAGAAGAGCAGAGAGTCACCTCACAATCTACAGGCCGTGGGGATCGTACACCATTCTGGAGGAGGAAAGATTCTACAGGATAAACAAGGTAACTGTGCTGCCGAAAAGGGGGCTGAAAATGCAGGTGCACCACCATCGCAGCGAGCACTGGGTGGTTGTAAAAGGTATGGCGAAGGTTACCGTTGGTGACAGGGAGTTTTTCCTGAGGAGTGGCGAGAGCACATTCGTGCCAGCGGGCACAAAACACAGGATAGAGAATCCGGGGCTTATGACGCTTGAGGTGATAGAAGTGCAGATAGGCGAGTGTATAAGCGACGAGGATGTGGTGTGGTTCGATGAGTGA
- a CDS encoding FumA C-terminus/TtdB family hydratase beta subunit has product MGLDAGSNVELKTPLNREEVLKLKVGDIVYITGEVITARDAAHRRMLEAIERGEELPFNLEGAVVYHCGPLIREGEVISAGPTTSARMNACAPRILELVECMAIVGKGGMSDEVCNALRGRGVYMAYPGGAGALAATAIKGIKAVYWEDLGMAEAVWVLEVEHFGPCIVCMDSRGGNLYREVEEKVDGSYRYLFSSAAKSTGSAISQK; this is encoded by the coding sequence ATGGGCTTAGATGCTGGTAGTAATGTAGAGCTGAAAACACCGCTGAACAGGGAAGAAGTACTGAAACTTAAGGTGGGGGACATCGTTTACATCACTGGCGAGGTTATTACGGCAAGGGATGCTGCCCACAGGAGGATGCTTGAGGCAATTGAGAGGGGTGAAGAGCTGCCGTTTAACCTCGAAGGTGCGGTGGTCTACCATTGCGGTCCTCTTATCAGGGAGGGAGAAGTGATCTCGGCTGGTCCCACAACTTCGGCGAGAATGAATGCCTGCGCGCCTCGAATTCTGGAACTCGTTGAATGCATGGCGATCGTAGGCAAGGGAGGAATGAGTGATGAAGTTTGCAACGCATTGCGTGGCAGGGGCGTGTATATGGCGTATCCGGGTGGAGCGGGAGCGCTGGCAGCAACAGCGATAAAAGGAATCAAAGCAGTATACTGGGAGGATTTGGGGATGGCTGAAGCTGTGTGGGTGTTAGAGGTCGAACATTTTGGCCCCTGCATTGTTTGTATGGATTCTCGTGGTGGGAATCTTTACAGGGAGGTGGAAGAGAAAGTGGATGGGAGTTACAGGTATCTTTTCAGTTCAGCAGCTAAGTCTACAGGTTCGGCAATCTCCCAGAAGTAG
- a CDS encoding CDP-alcohol phosphatidyltransferase family protein has protein sequence MGTNWEYVLTEVVYRRFSRPLAQFLARFDVDPNHITIVATLTGMIPAFLMAYGMFYEAIVAIFISQILDCTDGDLARLTGKTTRKGAYLDRVMDRFVDAALIMGLVAVNPEYWLLGMLALTTSFGVSITRVMAEAEGAVCKVGVGGRDTRLLIIMLGLLFGAIYETLVVLTVLGAVTTVHRMIHSLKQLD, from the coding sequence ATGGGGACGAACTGGGAGTACGTTTTGACAGAAGTCGTTTACAGAAGGTTTTCCAGACCTCTTGCACAATTTCTTGCGAGATTTGACGTCGATCCCAACCACATAACCATCGTAGCTACGCTAACAGGCATGATTCCTGCATTTCTGATGGCTTACGGCATGTTTTACGAGGCAATTGTAGCCATATTTATTTCACAAATTCTGGACTGCACTGATGGAGACCTCGCAAGGTTAACGGGAAAAACCACAAGGAAAGGAGCATACCTCGACAGAGTCATGGATAGATTCGTTGATGCAGCGCTTATTATGGGTCTCGTTGCTGTAAATCCAGAGTACTGGCTCCTCGGTATGCTCGCCTTAACAACATCCTTTGGTGTCAGCATAACGAGGGTAATGGCAGAAGCAGAGGGTGCTGTCTGCAAAGTCGGAGTTGGTGGCAGAGATACAAGATTGCTTATAATCATGCTCGGATTGCTTTTTGGAGCAATTTACGAGACGCTCGTGGTTCTGACCGTTCTCGGAGCGGTTACGACCGTACACAGGATGATTCACTCACTCAAGCAGCTCGATTGA
- a CDS encoding ATP:cob(I)alamin adenosyltransferase — translation MSDPSLTRTLAGVRPKDSDVVECIGSIDEANAFIGLAKVFVNDEELRQTLEEIQRTMFRIGAEVSSGKAVMSEEDYSKLIELISRLESEVELPDAFLILETNEASAFLSVARTVVRRAERRAAKLYRNGKIRVNIVEWLNKLSYLLYLMVLKTMGERKPV, via the coding sequence ATGAGCGACCCGAGCCTTACGAGAACTCTTGCGGGTGTCAGGCCAAAGGACTCAGATGTGGTGGAATGTATTGGCAGTATTGATGAGGCGAACGCATTCATAGGCTTGGCCAAGGTTTTCGTGAATGATGAAGAGCTGAGGCAGACTCTCGAAGAAATTCAGAGGACGATGTTCAGAATCGGGGCTGAGGTATCTTCGGGAAAGGCTGTGATGAGCGAAGAGGACTACAGCAAGCTTATCGAGCTCATTTCACGCCTTGAGTCTGAAGTCGAACTACCAGATGCCTTTCTTATCCTCGAAACCAACGAAGCTTCTGCTTTTCTGAGCGTTGCAAGAACTGTGGTCAGAAGGGCAGAAAGAAGGGCTGCGAAGCTCTACAGAAATGGAAAGATAAGGGTTAACATAGTAGAGTGGCTCAACAAACTAAGCTACCTCCTCTATCTTATGGTGCTTAAAACGATGGGGGAGCGAAAGCCGGTATGA
- a CDS encoding phosphocholine cytidylyltransferase family protein, producing the protein MKAVILAAGMGRRLGEHSGGVPKPLVEVNEKPVLAYTLTSLVNEGIHDVIIVTGYNASAVRKFVSTFSDLNVRYVHNERYDETNNIYSVYLAKREVDGRSFLLLNSDVLFHPGILRALIKSEKEGVVLSVDFKKELGEEEMKVRVEDGRILEISKEIPPEKADGEYIGLTRIDSKYSSAFFDAVENVLQTAGSGVFYEEAFQRMIDDGKMLTFEDTEGLPWIEIDTPEDLRVAREVVAPGIPDC; encoded by the coding sequence ATGAAAGCCGTAATACTCGCTGCGGGAATGGGCAGGAGACTGGGTGAGCACTCAGGTGGTGTGCCCAAGCCCCTCGTTGAGGTTAATGAAAAGCCCGTTCTCGCCTACACTCTCACCAGCCTTGTGAATGAGGGAATTCATGATGTTATTATTGTCACCGGTTACAACGCCAGTGCTGTCAGGAAGTTTGTTTCTACTTTTTCAGATCTGAATGTCCGCTACGTTCACAACGAGCGTTACGACGAAACAAACAACATATACAGTGTATACCTCGCAAAACGTGAGGTAGATGGGAGGAGCTTCCTTCTCCTGAACTCTGATGTGCTGTTTCATCCAGGAATTCTCAGAGCACTGATAAAATCGGAAAAAGAGGGTGTTGTTCTATCTGTTGACTTCAAGAAGGAGCTTGGAGAAGAAGAAATGAAGGTTAGGGTTGAAGATGGAAGAATACTGGAAATTTCTAAGGAAATTCCTCCCGAGAAGGCTGACGGCGAGTACATAGGCCTTACGAGGATAGACTCGAAATACAGTTCTGCCTTTTTCGATGCAGTTGAGAATGTTCTGCAAACGGCAGGTAGTGGGGTGTTTTACGAAGAGGCATTTCAGAGGATGATAGATGATGGCAAAATGCTGACCTTTGAGGACACAGAAGGCTTGCCATGGATTGAGATAGATACTCCCGAAGACCTGCGCGTGGCGAGAGAGGTTGTAGCTCCGGGTATACCGGATTGTTAA
- a CDS encoding fumarate hydratase, producing the protein MVSYNDVVDTVVELFREAETSLGDDVISALQAACEREEGVARKILEAILRNIELAREKRVPMCQDTGLPVIFVELGRDLGIEFNLRDAITEGVVRATKEVPLRPNAVHPLTRHNSGDNTGMHMPLIYFDIVEGSELRLTVMPKGAGSENVSAIKMMLPGDVDKIPLFVAEVVRNAGGKPCPPVIVGVGIGTTFDGAAKLAKKALLRDITKMSKYEQEILEKVNSLGIGPMGLGGKTTALSVLVEMGHCHTASLPVAVNIQCWANRHATAVLG; encoded by the coding sequence ATGGTCAGTTACAATGACGTTGTTGACACGGTTGTAGAACTTTTCAGAGAAGCTGAGACAAGTCTCGGTGACGATGTTATTAGCGCCTTGCAGGCAGCGTGTGAAAGGGAGGAGGGCGTTGCGAGAAAGATTCTCGAGGCCATTCTCAGAAATATAGAGCTTGCGCGGGAAAAAAGGGTTCCAATGTGTCAGGATACCGGACTGCCTGTAATCTTCGTGGAATTAGGAAGAGACCTGGGCATTGAATTTAACCTCAGAGATGCTATTACAGAGGGTGTTGTGAGAGCTACAAAGGAGGTACCGCTCCGTCCCAACGCTGTTCACCCCCTGACCCGCCACAACTCGGGGGATAACACCGGGATGCACATGCCACTGATTTACTTTGACATAGTCGAAGGTAGCGAACTCAGGCTGACTGTGATGCCAAAGGGGGCAGGAAGCGAGAACGTCTCGGCAATAAAGATGATGCTGCCGGGAGACGTGGATAAAATACCACTGTTTGTGGCAGAAGTCGTAAGAAACGCAGGTGGAAAGCCCTGTCCACCGGTAATAGTTGGGGTTGGAATAGGAACGACCTTCGATGGGGCAGCAAAGCTTGCCAAAAAGGCACTGCTGAGAGATATAACGAAAATGAGCAAGTACGAGCAGGAAATTCTCGAAAAGGTAAATTCTCTTGGAATAGGTCCTATGGGTCTCGGAGGAAAAACGACTGCTCTATCTGTGCTCGTCGAGATGGGGCACTGTCACACAGCTTCTCTGCCTGTAGCTGTAAACATCCAGTGCTGGGCGAACAGACATGCAACTGCAGTGCTGGGATGA
- a CDS encoding ArsR family transcriptional regulator, with product MNRHIQSMMRELSLHGRIEILKHLMDGAMTLSELTKKVGCLPTSTISRSLKILNDCCMVKKNGNKFELTGIGYLIADYLSNVEQILPLWEYICDAGEFMKILPTELKPGLVYLCDAEIEPDPYAAMMKAFEDIKKANRYGKYITKIVSYEINIYMIERNIKGVHDYVIFYPDLLEKNIKVTAQAVKDVIGNTDIPIDELRRLINSDLKVLNLPFQLGIIDGKVIYLQMSQAENAPFFISRDKKCVEWGEKIFDYFWEIAEPVDLAAELKRYL from the coding sequence ATGAACCGACACATTCAATCAATGATGAGGGAACTCAGTTTGCATGGAAGGATAGAGATTCTCAAGCATCTTATGGATGGAGCAATGACACTGTCCGAACTCACGAAAAAAGTGGGGTGTCTGCCCACCTCGACTATTTCGAGGAGTTTGAAAATACTCAACGACTGCTGCATGGTTAAAAAGAACGGCAATAAGTTCGAACTGACAGGCATTGGATATCTTATAGCGGACTACCTTTCCAACGTGGAGCAGATACTTCCACTCTGGGAGTATATATGTGATGCTGGAGAGTTCATGAAGATCCTGCCCACTGAGCTCAAACCCGGGCTCGTTTATTTGTGTGATGCCGAGATTGAGCCTGATCCTTATGCCGCGATGATGAAAGCTTTTGAGGATATAAAAAAAGCCAATAGATACGGGAAATACATTACCAAAATTGTGAGTTATGAAATTAACATATATATGATTGAAAGAAATATAAAAGGTGTACATGATTATGTTATATTTTATCCTGACCTCCTCGAAAAAAACATTAAAGTAACTGCCCAAGCAGTTAAAGACGTAATCGGAAACACAGACATACCAATAGACGAACTTAGGCGTCTAATCAACTCAGACCTTAAAGTCCTTAACTTACCTTTTCAGTTGGGAATAATTGATGGGAAAGTCATATATCTGCAGATGTCACAGGCTGAGAACGCACCCTTCTTTATTTCACGAGACAAAAAGTGTGTCGAGTGGGGAGAAAAAATATTCGACTACTTCTGGGAGATTGCCGAACCTGTAGACTTAGCTGCTGAACTGAAAAGATACCTGTAA
- a CDS encoding 7-cyano-7-deazaguanine synthase — MQMKILALLSGGIDSAVACYIMLRRGCSVEYLHFSMGSASVNKAIRLASKLKEYGGSGRIFVIPHSRLIELVPKDRYTCVYCKRGMLSIAEMLAEKIGCAALLTGDSLGQVASQTIPNLRAEDAAVRIPVLRPLIGFDKDEIIGIAKEIGTYEISIEKGDECSAVPKNPVTKAKLSEIKPVNVSGLVELVEEIKID; from the coding sequence ATGCAGATGAAAATTCTTGCTCTCCTTTCCGGAGGTATAGACTCAGCCGTAGCCTGCTACATCATGCTCAGGAGGGGTTGCAGTGTTGAATACCTGCATTTCTCGATGGGAAGCGCGAGTGTAAATAAGGCAATCAGATTAGCATCGAAATTGAAGGAATACGGAGGCTCAGGTAGAATTTTCGTGATTCCTCACTCGAGGCTGATCGAGCTTGTACCGAAGGACAGGTACACGTGTGTGTACTGTAAGAGGGGCATGCTCAGCATAGCTGAGATGCTCGCGGAAAAGATAGGCTGTGCAGCGCTTCTGACAGGAGACAGCCTCGGGCAGGTGGCGAGCCAGACTATTCCGAACCTGCGGGCAGAAGATGCAGCGGTCAGAATACCGGTGCTGAGGCCGTTGATAGGCTTCGACAAGGATGAAATAATCGGCATAGCAAAGGAAATCGGAACGTACGAGATCTCCATTGAGAAGGGTGACGAATGCAGTGCAGTGCCGAAAAACCCGGTCACAAAGGCCAAACTTTCGGAAATAAAGCCTGTTAATGTTTCGGGACTCGTGGAACTGGTGGAAGAAATAAAAATTGATTAA
- a CDS encoding MBL fold metallo-hydrolase encodes MVRIHILADNKVVQLRPKGLLAEWGFSAAVDGRVLFDAGQKTAAYNNAILLGLKPEFDCIVLSHGHYDHTGGLINFLRSKPKLFMHPDAWLRRFHEGVHIGMPWCREEIENLAEVIEHREPVEVSKGIYALGEIPRKHRDVGIGKVLRDGRLTDDSVPDDQSLAIKTERGVVLLLGCCHAGLRNTVEYAEEVCGDEVRFVIGGTHLVALKDAEVVEVAEWLKKKVEFVAPCHCTGFRGEAILASKLGEKFKLIGAGSVIEI; translated from the coding sequence ATGGTCAGAATACACATCCTTGCAGACAACAAAGTCGTCCAGCTCCGCCCGAAAGGTCTGCTTGCTGAGTGGGGTTTTTCTGCAGCCGTGGATGGAAGGGTATTATTTGATGCAGGTCAGAAAACCGCTGCGTACAACAATGCAATTCTTCTCGGTTTAAAACCGGAGTTTGACTGCATCGTTTTGAGCCACGGACACTACGACCACACCGGGGGGTTGATAAATTTTCTGCGCTCGAAGCCAAAGCTCTTCATGCATCCAGACGCGTGGCTTCGTAGGTTCCATGAGGGCGTGCACATAGGTATGCCGTGGTGCAGGGAGGAAATAGAGAACCTCGCGGAAGTCATCGAGCACCGCGAACCTGTCGAAGTTTCGAAGGGCATATATGCACTCGGGGAAATCCCCAGAAAGCATAGAGACGTGGGTATTGGGAAGGTCCTGAGGGATGGAAGGCTTACAGATGACAGCGTTCCGGACGACCAGTCTCTTGCAATTAAAACGGAGAGGGGTGTTGTGCTTCTCCTCGGCTGCTGCCATGCGGGACTGAGGAACACCGTTGAGTATGCCGAAGAAGTCTGCGGTGACGAGGTAAGGTTTGTGATAGGTGGCACACATCTGGTAGCGTTGAAAGATGCTGAAGTTGTTGAAGTAGCGGAGTGGCTCAAAAAGAAGGTGGAGTTCGTCGCTCCGTGTCACTGTACGGGGTTTAGAGGTGAGGCTATCCTTGCATCAAAGCTTGGCGAGAAGTTCAAACTCATTGGAGCTGGCAGCGTGATTGAAATATAG
- a CDS encoding type IV pilin N-terminal domain-containing protein produces the protein MRAISSIAGVALMLAVTVALTSAFACFGLNVLQSPPYVCCLSGHIVAEGTGKRTDQIVEIVHAGGDSVNMEEVKIKVEVYRSGELERACILKNFPWERNKFISPENIEGDQMIDRSRNQKYLGELAGDGIWSVGEKIGFRIKEDHTNPNRGIKLRVGDVVRVVIIHTPSGCVIADKEIVVDVS, from the coding sequence ATGCGGGCAATTTCTTCAATAGCAGGTGTGGCTCTCATGCTCGCTGTAACTGTTGCATTAACGTCGGCTTTTGCGTGTTTTGGGCTTAATGTCCTGCAGAGTCCGCCGTACGTCTGCTGCTTAAGTGGTCATATAGTTGCCGAAGGAACGGGCAAGAGGACTGACCAGATAGTCGAAATAGTACATGCTGGAGGCGACAGCGTAAACATGGAGGAAGTGAAGATAAAGGTCGAGGTTTACCGTAGTGGGGAATTGGAGAGGGCATGTATCCTCAAGAATTTTCCTTGGGAGCGTAACAAATTCATCAGTCCCGAGAACATTGAAGGAGATCAGATGATTGACAGGAGTAGGAATCAAAAATACCTTGGCGAACTTGCAGGCGACGGAATATGGAGTGTCGGAGAGAAAATTGGTTTCAGGATTAAGGAAGACCACACGAACCCGAATAGGGGAATAAAGCTGAGGGTTGGTGATGTGGTACGAGTTGTTATTATTCACACTCCAAGCGGTTGCGTCATCGCTGATAAAGAGATTGTGGTTGATGTATCATGA
- a CDS encoding nitrilase-related carbon-nitrogen hydrolase, with protein sequence MKVCVVQFETKRSRERNVKKAVGMVKETLQHEPALVVLPEAFNTGLLEENYATAGSLDEELREILEISGECDTVIAAGVIAREKGGLYNFTAIVHRGNIAAVYAKVLPFPLTSERKYFIPGRELVVCDTPAGRLGLLMCYEIRFPEIARKLTFAGAEILVVPSQFPKKRLDHWECLVRARAIENQIFVVGANSYGRSIVADPWGRAIVAEEGDTVLVTEIELEEMQRIRAEYPFLGDAKKLGSLDVRTL encoded by the coding sequence ATGAAGGTCTGCGTTGTGCAGTTCGAAACTAAAAGAAGCAGGGAGCGCAACGTGAAAAAGGCTGTGGGGATGGTGAAAGAGACCCTTCAGCATGAGCCAGCTCTTGTAGTTCTACCCGAAGCTTTCAACACCGGCCTCCTTGAAGAGAACTACGCAACTGCGGGCAGTCTGGACGAGGAGCTGAGAGAAATCCTCGAAATTTCCGGAGAGTGTGATACAGTCATTGCTGCAGGAGTCATCGCAAGAGAGAAAGGAGGACTTTACAACTTCACAGCCATCGTTCACAGGGGGAATATAGCTGCAGTGTACGCTAAAGTTCTGCCTTTCCCGCTAACGTCGGAAAGAAAGTATTTCATCCCGGGCAGAGAGCTCGTTGTTTGCGACACGCCGGCAGGCAGACTTGGATTGCTCATGTGCTACGAGATAAGGTTTCCAGAAATTGCAAGAAAGCTCACGTTTGCCGGAGCAGAAATACTTGTTGTACCGTCTCAGTTCCCGAAGAAAAGACTTGACCACTGGGAGTGCCTTGTTAGAGCGAGGGCCATCGAAAACCAGATTTTCGTGGTAGGAGCGAACTCTTACGGCCGTTCTATCGTTGCGGATCCATGGGGCAGGGCTATTGTTGCGGAGGAGGGAGATACTGTTCTTGTCACAGAGATAGAACTCGAGGAGATGCAGAGGATACGGGCTGAATATCCCTTTTTAGGAGATGCTAAGAAATTAGGCTCTTTAGACGTTCGTACTCTTTGA
- a CDS encoding B12-binding domain-containing radical SAM protein — translation MALVYPNRYVGGIANIGLQHIYAEINSLDNYICERFYWDVFSGTKSVESGTPLKEFDIALFSLQYEEDYFKAIKIIKESEFTGLKVAGGPCVMENPLPLVELFDYFYFGEVDGDVTNLIKACEKGEETEYLVKAERIGGEKVKVRKADLSTHLQTQIVGSGAYGECYLLEVGRGCKRACSFCIVRQIYSPCRWRDVKLLLEIAEGAKKFVDKVALVAPSVTDHPKAKELIASLIDMGFLVSPSSVRADTLDEELVELLSRGGLESLTIAPEAGSERMRRLLRKGISEEDVLNAASLAAKHGIEKVKMYFMVGLPGESHEDVRAIVELVDRVKKLVPRVSVSINPLVPKPHTPLQWEPFGGIDDVKAGMKALKEKIRFLKKELGRKGASVSAESAESFAIQTILSRGNKEVGRAIAENNFRLRDFYAYLGRIEEDEDLPWDFIDHGYSKSRLLKEYERLKSLIS, via the coding sequence GTGGCCCTAGTATATCCAAACAGATATGTAGGTGGTATCGCTAATATAGGATTGCAGCATATTTATGCTGAAATAAATTCGTTGGACAATTACATCTGCGAAAGGTTTTACTGGGACGTTTTTAGTGGAACAAAGAGTGTTGAGAGCGGAACACCCCTTAAGGAGTTTGATATCGCTCTTTTCTCACTCCAGTATGAAGAAGATTACTTTAAAGCGATTAAAATCATAAAAGAAAGTGAATTTACAGGACTAAAAGTTGCTGGCGGGCCATGTGTCATGGAGAACCCCCTACCCCTCGTGGAACTTTTCGACTACTTCTACTTCGGTGAGGTGGATGGAGATGTGACGAACCTCATTAAGGCATGCGAGAAGGGTGAAGAAACAGAATATCTGGTAAAGGCGGAAAGGATTGGAGGAGAGAAGGTCAAAGTAAGAAAGGCCGATCTCAGCACACATCTGCAAACGCAGATAGTTGGCAGCGGAGCGTATGGGGAGTGCTACCTGCTGGAGGTTGGGAGAGGATGTAAAAGAGCCTGCAGCTTCTGCATAGTCAGGCAGATTTACTCACCATGCAGATGGAGAGACGTAAAACTCCTTCTCGAGATAGCAGAAGGAGCGAAAAAGTTCGTCGATAAGGTTGCCCTCGTTGCCCCTTCTGTAACCGACCACCCGAAGGCAAAGGAGCTAATTGCATCTCTCATCGATATGGGTTTCCTCGTATCTCCCTCTTCTGTCAGAGCAGATACACTTGATGAGGAACTCGTAGAACTGCTCTCGAGAGGAGGACTGGAGAGCCTTACGATTGCTCCCGAAGCGGGAAGCGAGCGAATGCGCAGGCTACTCAGGAAAGGAATATCGGAGGAGGACGTTCTTAACGCCGCAAGCCTTGCTGCGAAGCACGGAATTGAGAAGGTTAAGATGTACTTCATGGTCGGACTTCCAGGCGAGAGCCATGAGGACGTAAGAGCAATCGTGGAGCTCGTTGATAGGGTGAAAAAGCTCGTGCCCCGTGTTTCTGTCTCAATTAACCCTCTCGTCCCCAAACCCCACACTCCTCTCCAGTGGGAGCCTTTTGGTGGAATTGATGACGTTAAAGCAGGAATGAAAGCATTAAAAGAGAAAATTAGGTTTTTGAAGAAAGAACTTGGTAGAAAAGGAGCGTCCGTCAGCGCTGAGAGCGCTGAAAGCTTTGCCATCCAGACTATACTTTCAAGGGGGAACAAGGAAGTTGGGAGAGCAATTGCCGAAAATAACTTTAGGCTGAGAGACTTCTACGCATACCTCGGCAGGATTGAAGAGGACGAAGACTTGCCGTGGGACTTCATCGACCACGGATACAGCAAAAGCCGGCTTCTCAAAGAGTACGAACGTCTAAAGAGCCTAATTTCTTAG